Below is a genomic region from Brassica oleracea var. oleracea cultivar TO1000 chromosome C9, BOL, whole genome shotgun sequence.
ACACCATGACCGAGAGATCATGGAGTCGTCGGTTCGAAACCTTTTGAGCGAGATAGCAAAGATGAGCTTTCGTACTCCTGAGTCGAACGGCGCAATGCAAAATAAGTTCTCGGAGAGAAATGGAGGTTCATTTCAGAAGAACGTTGAGATGAAACGAGGTGACTGGATTTGCTCGAGGTATGAATGAGTTAGTTGGATTCTCAGTAGCCTTTTGATATAAATCTCAGAGTACTTGTTGAAATGGTATATCACTGACTATACACTGTCTTTCATATGGTGTGGGAACTTGTTGAAACAGGTGCAGTGGCATGAACTTTGCGAGAAATGTCAAATGCTTCCAGTGTGATGAAGCAAGACCAAAGAGACAGCTAACTGGTAGCGAATGGGAGTGTCCTCAGTAAGCAACTATTTTTGTTTTCTCTGCTGCTTTATGGTCAATGCAACGATGAATGGTGAGTTTAACTTTCCCTTTTCTTTCTAATTTGTTTCAATTCAACCATCAGATGCGATTTTTACAATTATGGGAGGAACATAGCGTGCTTAAGATGCGACTGCAAGAGACCCAGGGACTTCTCACTCAATTCAGCTAACTCTGGCTCTGCTCACTCGAAGGATCCTGAACTTGAGAGAAGACTGGTGGAAAATGAAGAGAAAGCACAGAGGTGGTTTAGTAAACTAGCGCAGGGTGGTGGTTCTGATGCAAACAGTGTTGATACAGATGAAGATTTCCCAGAGATTATGCCTTTGAGGAAAGGAGTGAATAGATATGTTGTTAACACGAGAAAGACACCTCTTGAGAGAAGGTTGGCTAATACTGAGACAGATGGAACTAAAACGAATAGGAGCTTGAATGAGATTCTCGGTTCTTCGTCCTCTTCGGCTTCTTCCACGAGGTTTGAATCCTCTCAGGTAGTTAACTCTGATTTTGTCCCGTTCGTGCCACTACCTTCCGATATGTTTGCCAAGAAGCCTGACAAGGAGGACACACAGATAGGTCTGACCGCCAGCTACCAGATGGGCGGTGTCTCAGAGGACGTTGGAGGCGTCTACAAAGAGGACAAGTCAAATGCAAGTGTTTATGGCGAAGAAAGAGATGAGAAAGAATCAGATTGGTTAAAGAAGATCACAGAACTGCACAAGGTTTCTGATCCTGAAAGCTCAATACCGGAAGAGAATTCTCCTGAGAAAATGCCAATGCGTATAGGAGAGAATCAGTATGCGGTTAGCAGGAAGAAAGACCGTTCACTGCCTTCTCCAGCAAACAAGAGATGAATGTCCATTGAGACAAAAGACTCAGACTTTGCCCCTTTTGTGCCCTTCCCACCTGACCACTTCGCCAAACACAAACAGCCAGAGGAAACAACTACAACAGCACATACTATTCCAGCTCCGGCAACAACAAAATACCCTTCTCAGGTAGTGCAAGAACAACCAAGAGAACCAACGGCAGAGAAGATAAGAAATGGAAAGAGTTTGGAGGGTTCGTTAGTGAAGGAGCCTGACTTGTTGGACATGTCGGAGGAAGCTAAAGCAGAGAGATGGTTTAAACGAGTGGCTGAGATTAAGAACATATCAGAGCTAAGTCAGATCCCTGACGAAGATTTCCCGTCGATTATGCCAAT
It encodes:
- the LOC106313486 gene encoding LOW QUALITY PROTEIN: zinc finger protein VAR3, chloroplastic (The sequence of the model RefSeq protein was modified relative to this genomic sequence to represent the inferred CDS: substituted 1 base at 1 genomic stop codon), encoding MNNSTRILSLFSPPPPILRGLFISRLTNLRCLHRLASAPSSVDSSHRRSPLSFPPLISTIPIARFHTHRVRVSASDSVPSYHHQLPEWAELIKSLSKAGYFTDSAPSSGFENEFFPGLPEEFLLRPVIACLALARDRPELLEMVSRRDVQVVVENVKPFLFRTGPDSLKRMSLYLTSGRQGIGKVVDMDKASTLDLMRLILSYVVDFASSEGIKHHDREIMESSVRNLLSEIAKMSFRTPESNGAMQNKFSERNGGSFQKNVEMKRGDWICSRCSGMNFARNVKCFQCDEARPKRQLTGSEWECPQCDFYNYGRNIACLRCDCKRPRDFSLNSANSGSAHSKDPELERRLVENEEKAQRWFSKLAQGGGSDANSVDTDEDFPEIMPLRKGVNRYVVNTRKTPLERRLANTETDGTKTNRSLNEILGSSSSSASSTRFESSQVVNSDFVPFVPLPSDMFAKKPDKEDTQIGLTASYQMGGVSEDVGGVYKEDKSNASVYGEERDEKESDWLKKITELHKVSDPESSIPEENSPEKMPMRIGENQYAVSRKKDRSLPSPANKRXMSIETKDSDFAPFVPFPPDHFAKHKQPEETTTTAHTIPAPATTKYPSQVVQEQPREPTAEKIRNGKSLEGSLVKEPDLLDMSEEAKAERWFKRVAEIKNISELSQIPDEDFPSIMPMRKGVNRFVVSKRKTPLERRLASQRQQRDPPPITDSDPASNRDT